The following proteins are co-located in the Gossypium hirsutum isolate 1008001.06 chromosome A02, Gossypium_hirsutum_v2.1, whole genome shotgun sequence genome:
- the LOC107940531 gene encoding malate dehydrogenase encodes MAKEPVRVLVTGAAGQIGYALVPMIARGVMLGADQPVILHMLDIPPAAEALNGVKMELVDAAFPLLKGVVATTDVVEACTGVNVAVMVGGFPRKEGMERKDVMSKNVSIYKSQASALEQHAAPNCKVLVVANPANTNALILKEFAPSIPAKNITCLTRLDHNRALGQISEKLNVQVSDVKNVIIWGNHSSSQYPDVNHATVMTPSGEKPVRELVKDDAWLNGEFITTVQQRGAAIIKARKLSSALSAASAACDHIRDWVLGTPEGTWVSMGVYSDGSYNAPAGVIYSFPVTCKNGEWTIVQGLAIDEFSRKKLDLTGQELTEEKELAYSCLS; translated from the exons ATGGCGAAAGAACCGGTTCGCGTCCTCGTTACTGGAGCTGCAG GACAAATCGGGTATGCTCTTGTACCCATGATTGCTAGGGGAGTCATGTTGGGTGCTGACCAGCCCGTGATCCTTCACATGCTTGATATCCCACCTGCTGCGGAGGCTTTGAATGGTGTCAAAATGGAGTTGGTGGATGCTGCTTTTCCTCTTCTAAAGG GTGTTGTTGCTACAACTGATGTTGTTGAGGCATGCACTGGAGTCAATGTTGCTGTCATGGTTGGTGGTTTCCCAAGGAAGGAAGGAATGGAGAGGAAAGATGTTATGTCAAAGAATGTGTCTATTTACAAGTCTCAGGCTTCTGCCTTGGAACAGCATGCAGCTCCTAACTGCAAG GTTTTGGTTGTTGCTAACCCTGCCAACACCAATGCATTGATCCTGAAGGAATTTGCACCTTCAATCCCTGCAAAGAACATTACCTGTTTGACAAGGCTGGATCATAACAGGGCACTAGGTCAAATCTCAGAGAAACTAAATGTCCAAGTTTCTGATGTTAAGAATGTGATTATTTGGGGTAATCATTCATCATCTCAATATCCTGATGTCAACCATGCAACTGTTATGACTCCATCTGGAGAAAAGCCGGTTCGCGAGCTTGTTAAGGATGATGcatg GTTGAATGGAGAATTCATAACCACTGTCCAACAACGTGGTGCTGCAATCATCAAAGCTAGGAAACTCTCAAGTGCACTATCTGCTGCTAGTGCTGCTTGTGATCACATTCGTGATTGGGTCCTTGGAACTCCCGAG GGTACATGGGTTTCCATGGGGGTTTACTCTGATGGTTCATACAATGCACCAGCTGGGGTCATCTATTCTTTCCCTGTAACTTGTAAGAATGGAGAATGGACAATTGTCCAAG GACTGGCAATTGATGAATTCTCGAGGAAGAAGTTGGACTTGACCGGACAGGAGCTGACCGAGGAGAAGGAATTGGCTTACTCATGCCTCTCATGA